A region of Lycium barbarum isolate Lr01 chromosome 1, ASM1917538v2, whole genome shotgun sequence DNA encodes the following proteins:
- the LOC132606936 gene encoding protein AE7-like: MVSELINANPVVYEKKERRARIAPSVDEYAAETIDQLEIFDYLRDIKDPEHPYSLEELKVITEDAVEVDDKRSYVRVTFTPTVEHCSMATVIGLCLRVKLMRCLPSRYKVDIRVAPGTHATEAAVNKQLNDKERVAAALENPNLVDMVDECLAPSLE, translated from the exons ATGGTTTCTGAATTGATAAATGCGAACCCCGTTGTGTATGAGAAGAAGGAGCGTCGAGCTAGGATTGCTCCAAGTGTGGATGAATATGCAGCTGAAACTATCGACCAGCTAGAAATTTTTGA CTATCTTAGAGATATAAAAGATCCAGAGCATCCCTATTCTCTAGAAGAGCTGAAAGTTATAACAGAAGATGCCGTTGAGGTAGATGACAAGCGAAGTTATGTAAG GGTCACATTCACGCCTACTGTGGAACATTGTAGCATGGCGACCGTTATTGGATTATGCTTGCGTGTGAAACTTATGCGATGTTTACCTTCACGTTATAAG GTGGATATTAGAGTAGCACCTGGGACTCATGCTACGGAAGCTGCAG TAAATAAGCAGTTGAATGATAAAGAACGGGTAGCTGCAGCATTGGAAAACCCTAACCTTGTCGACATGGTAGACGAATGCCTTGCTCCATCTCTTGAATGA
- the LOC132606932 gene encoding fimbrin-2-like, producing MAGYVGVFVSDPWLQSQFTQVELRRLKSHFNAMKRENGALKLTDLPSKMARIKHVGENLTEQERESFLRDSYKNLEEDVDFELFLQVYLKIQAHAAARMGNTAKSSSAFVKSATSTLLHTISESEKASYVAHINSYLADDEFLKKYLPIDPLTNDLFEVSKDGVLICKLINVAVPGTIDERAINMKRMLNPWERNENHTLCLNSAKAIGCTLVNIGTQDFIEGRRHLVLGVISQIIKIQLLADLNLKKTPQLLELVDDNRDVEELMSLPPEKILLRWMNFQLKKAKYEKIVTNFSSDIKDAEAYAHLLNVLAPEYINPTTLTVKEHLERAKLVLEHADRMGCKRYLTAKDIVEGSPNLNLAFVAHIFQHRNGLSNQTKQISFLEISPDEAQMSREERAFRFWINSLGNSSYIDNVFEDLRNGWLLLETLDKVSPGIVNWKIATKPPIKMPFRKVENCNQVVKIGKQLKFSLVNIAGNDIVQGNKKLTLAYLWQLMRCNMLQLLKNLRFYSNGKEITDADILEWSNSKVRNSGSKSRMASFKDKSLSDGIFFLELLSAVHPRAVNWSLVTKGETEEQKKMNATYIISIARKLGCSIFLLPEDLIEVNQKMMLTLTASIMYWHLKQPMEDQTCASSDSDISSLDTISTSTLDDTASECSMDDNSNR from the exons aTGGCGGGATATGTAGGTGTATTTGTATCTGATCCATGGCTTCAAAGTCAGTTCACTCAGGTCGAACTTCGCCGTTTGAAATCTCAC TTTAATGCGATGAAGAGAGAAAATGGAGCTCTGAAACTAACAGACTTACCTTCCAAAATGGCAAGAATTAAACACGTCGGGGAGAATCTTACTGAGCAAGAAAGAGAGTCGTTTCTGAGAGATTCGTACAAGAACTTGGAGGAAGACGTTGATTTTGAGCTATTTCTTCAG GTTTATTTGAAAATTCAAGCACATGCTGCTGCAAGGATGGGAAATACTGCAAAGAGTTCATCAGCTTTTGTCAAGTCAGCAACTTCTACATTGCTCCACACAATTAGTGAATCTGAGAAGGCATCATATGTTGCACATATTAACAGTTATCTTGCGGATGATGAGTTTTTGAAGAAATACCTTCCTATTGATCCTTTAACCAATGATCTCTTTGAGGTTTCCAAGGATGGAGTTCTTATTTG CAAGCTTATCAATGTGGCTGTACCTGGAACAATTGATGAACGGGCAATAAACATGAAGAGAATGCTGAATCCATGGGAAAGGAATGAAAATCATACCTTGTGCCTCAACTCTGCTAAGGCAATTGGATGTACTCTAGTTAATATAGGCACTCAAGATTTCATTGAAGGAAGG AGGCATCTTGTTCTTGGAGTGATATCTCAAATCATTAAG ATTCAACTATTGGCAGATCTCAACTTAAAGAAAACACCTCAGCTGTTGGAGTTAGTTGATGATAACAGG GATGTAGAGGAGCTGATGAGTCTACCTCCAGAAAAAATCTTGCTCAGATGGATGAATTTTCAATTGAAGAAAGCTAAATACGAGAAAATTGTGACGAACTTCTCATCGGACATAAAG GATGCAGAAGCTTATGCTCACCTCTTAAATGTTCTTGCTCCGGAGTACATTAATCCTACCACACTCACTGTGAAAGAACATCTAGAAAGAGCAAAGTTGGTTTTGGAACATGCAGATAGGATGGGTTGCAAAAGATACTTAACAGCTAAAGATATTGTGGAAGGCTCTCCAAATCTTAACCTTGCATTTGTGGCACATATCTTTCAGCACAG GAATGGGCTATCAAATCAAACAAAGCAAATATCCTTTCTGGAGATTTCACCAGATGAAGCTCAAATGTCCAGGGAAGAGAGAGCTTTCCGCTTTTGGATCAATAGTCTTGGAAATTCATCTTACATAGACAATGTTTTTGAAGATCTCAGAAATGG ATGGTTGCTTTTAGAGACACTTGACAAGGTGTCTCCTGGAATTGTTAATTGGAAAATTGCTACTAAGCCTCCAATTAAGATGCCATTCAGAAAAGTAGAAAACTGCAACCAAGTTGTGAAGATCGGGAAGCAACTCAAGTTTTCTCTTGTAAACATTGCTGGAAATGACATTGTACAGGGAAATAAGAAATTAACATTGG CTTACTTGTGGCAGTTAATGCGATGTAACATGCTTCAGCTCTTGAAAAATTTGAGATTTTATTCCAATGGGAAGGAAATCACTGATGCAGATATTTTAGAGTGGTCCAACAGCAAAGTAAGAAATTCAGGAAGCAAAAGTCGCATGGCTAGTTTTAAG GATAAGAGTTTGTCAGATGGCATCTTTTTCCTTGAGCTGCTTAGTGCTGTACACCCTCGAGCTGTTAACTGGAGTCTTGTTACAAAAGGAGAAACTG AGGAGCAGAAGAAGATGAACGCAACCTACATTATTAGTATTGCAAGGAAACTTGGATGTTCAATATTTTTGTTACCCGAAGATCTGATTGAG GTGAATCAAAAGATGATGCTTACACTCACAGCAAGTATAATGTATTGGCACTTGAAACAACCAATGGAGGATCAAACTTGTGCATCTTCAGATAGTGATATTAGCTCATTGGACACAATCTCAACTTCAACGTTGGATGATACTGCTTCTGAGTGTTCAATGGATGACAACAGCAACAGATAA